A DNA window from Capnocytophaga sp. ARDL2 contains the following coding sequences:
- a CDS encoding rod shape-determining protein has product MGFFDFMTEEIAMDLGTANTLIIHNGRVVVDSPSIVARDRKTGKVIAVGHEAALMQGKTHDNIKTIRPLKDGVIADFDASEKMINLFIKSIPALKKKLFTPSLRMVVCIPSGITEVEMRAVKESCERVNGKEVYLIHEPLAAAIGIGIDILQPKGNMIIDIGGGTTEIAVLSLGDIACDKSVKIAGDVFTNDIVYYMRSQHNLFVGETTAEKIKIEIGAVIDDLEQGPDDMLVQGRDLLTGKPKQVSVSYREIAKALDKSIQRIEDAVLETLSQTPPELAADIYNTGIYLAGGGSMLRGLDKRISQKTDLPVFIAEDPLRAVVRGTGIVIKNLEKYKNILIK; this is encoded by the coding sequence ATGGGATTTTTTGATTTTATGACAGAGGAAATCGCGATGGACTTAGGTACAGCGAATACTCTAATCATTCACAACGGTAGAGTGGTGGTAGATAGCCCTTCTATTGTAGCAAGAGATAGAAAAACTGGGAAAGTAATTGCAGTAGGGCATGAAGCAGCTCTAATGCAAGGAAAAACTCATGATAATATCAAAACCATCCGTCCTTTAAAAGACGGAGTAATTGCGGATTTTGATGCTTCTGAAAAAATGATTAACTTGTTTATCAAAAGCATCCCTGCATTGAAAAAGAAATTGTTTACACCTTCATTGCGTATGGTAGTGTGTATTCCTTCTGGTATTACAGAGGTGGAAATGCGTGCCGTAAAAGAATCATGTGAGCGTGTAAACGGTAAAGAAGTATATTTGATTCACGAACCTTTGGCAGCGGCTATCGGTATCGGTATTGATATTTTGCAACCAAAAGGAAATATGATTATTGATATCGGTGGCGGTACTACAGAGATTGCTGTATTGTCATTGGGAGATATTGCTTGTGATAAATCTGTGAAAATTGCGGGAGATGTATTTACCAATGATATCGTTTACTACATGCGTTCGCAACACAATTTATTTGTAGGAGAAACTACAGCAGAAAAAATCAAAATAGAAATTGGTGCTGTAATCGACGATTTAGAGCAAGGACCAGATGATATGTTGGTACAAGGTCGTGATTTGTTGACAGGAAAACCAAAACAGGTATCAGTTTCTTATCGCGAGATTGCAAAAGCATTGGATAAATCGATCCAACGAATTGAAGATGCTGTATTGGAAACACTTTCTCAAACACCACCAGAATTGGCAGCAGATATCTACAATACAGGTATTTATCTTGCAGGTGGAGGTTCTATGTTGAGAGGTTTGGACAAGCGTATTTCACAAAAAACAGATTTACCAGTATTTATTGCCGAAGATCCATTGAGAGCAGTAGTAAGAGGTACAGGTATTGTGATCAAAAACTTGGAAAAATACAAAAACATCCTTATTAAATAA
- the purH gene encoding bifunctional phosphoribosylaminoimidazolecarboxamide formyltransferase/IMP cyclohydrolase encodes MSTTKKIQSALISVFDKEGLEPIVRELHKNQVTIYSTGGTETFIKDLGIPVVAVEDVTSYPSILGGRVKTLHPKIFGGILNRQDNPSDVEQMKEFEIPQIDLVIVDLYPFEKTVASGADEVAIIEKIDIGGISLIRAAAKNFKDTVIVASVNEYDLFLSYLVEGNGATTLEQRKTLATKAFHTSSHYDSAIFNYFNQDENVLKVSIAQGQTLRYGENPHQKGTFFGDLDKMFDKLHGKELSYNNLLDVDAAVNLMNEFKGQAPTFAILKHNNACGVAQRPTMKEAYLDALAGDPTSAFGGVLIANGTIDEATAVEINQLFCEIVIAPAYDENAVEILKEKKNRIILVQNEVELPAQQLRTCLNGVLVQDKDNITDSKDILKSTTNEVPTDAQIEDLLFASKICKHTKSNTIVLVKGGQMCASGTGQTSRVDALRQAIEKANSFNFDLNGAVMASDAFFPFPDCVEIAHKAGIKAVIQPGGSLKDQLTIDYCNENNIAMVTTGVRHFKH; translated from the coding sequence ATGAGCACAACAAAGAAAATTCAATCGGCATTAATTTCGGTTTTTGACAAAGAGGGTTTGGAGCCAATTGTTAGAGAATTGCATAAAAATCAGGTAACTATATATTCGACAGGTGGTACCGAAACTTTTATTAAAGACTTGGGAATTCCTGTAGTGGCGGTAGAAGATGTTACTTCATACCCTTCGATTTTGGGAGGTCGTGTAAAAACATTACACCCAAAAATTTTTGGTGGTATCTTGAACAGACAAGACAATCCATCGGATGTGGAACAAATGAAAGAATTTGAAATCCCACAAATCGACTTGGTTATCGTAGATTTATACCCTTTTGAAAAAACAGTTGCTTCAGGTGCTGATGAGGTCGCGATTATCGAAAAAATCGATATCGGTGGTATTTCTTTGATTCGTGCAGCTGCTAAAAACTTTAAAGACACGGTAATTGTAGCTTCAGTAAACGAATACGATTTGTTTTTGTCTTATTTGGTAGAAGGTAATGGAGCTACTACTTTAGAGCAAAGGAAAACTTTGGCTACCAAAGCATTCCATACATCCTCTCACTACGACAGTGCAATTTTCAACTATTTCAACCAAGACGAAAATGTGTTGAAAGTGAGCATTGCCCAAGGACAAACCTTGAGATATGGTGAAAATCCTCACCAAAAAGGAACTTTCTTTGGAGATTTAGACAAAATGTTTGACAAATTGCACGGAAAAGAATTGTCTTACAACAACCTGTTGGATGTTGATGCCGCTGTAAATTTGATGAATGAGTTCAAAGGTCAGGCTCCTACATTTGCTATTTTGAAACACAACAATGCTTGCGGTGTGGCTCAAAGACCAACGATGAAAGAGGCTTATTTAGACGCTTTGGCTGGTGATCCAACTTCAGCTTTTGGTGGAGTATTGATTGCAAATGGTACAATTGACGAAGCTACAGCAGTAGAAATCAATCAATTGTTTTGTGAAATTGTAATCGCTCCTGCTTATGATGAAAATGCTGTTGAAATTTTGAAAGAAAAGAAAAACAGAATCATCTTGGTACAAAACGAGGTAGAATTACCTGCTCAGCAATTGCGTACTTGTTTAAATGGTGTGTTGGTTCAAGACAAAGACAACATCACAGATAGCAAAGATATTTTGAAAAGCACAACGAACGAAGTGCCAACAGATGCTCAAATCGAAGACTTGTTGTTTGCTTCAAAAATCTGTAAACACACCAAATCAAATACGATTGTTTTAGTAAAAGGTGGTCAAATGTGTGCGTCAGGTACTGGACAAACTTCGCGTGTAGATGCGTTGAGACAAGCGATAGAAAAAGCAAACAGTTTCAATTTTGATTTGAACGGTGCTGTAATGGCGAGTGACGCATTTTTCCCATTCCCAGATTGTGTAGAAATCGCACACAAAGCAGGAATCAAAGCGGTAATTCAGCCAGGTGGATCTTTGAAAGATCAATTGACAATCGATTATTGTAACGAAAACAATATTGCAATGGTAACTACTGGAGTTCGCCATTTCAAACACTAA